From Halarcobacter mediterraneus:
TATATTCCTTTTATCCCTATTTCATAATTTGTAGATTGTTGGGGTTCAAATGTACTCTCTGTTATGTTTATACTTGAACCTGATGCTGCACTATTAAATCCACCAGGCATATACCCTTTAGAAACTGATATAAAAGATGAAAAGTTATCATTTATTTTATAATTTAATGCAATTTTTGGAATAAATGTATTCCATGTTTTTTGAGTATTATAACCAGTAGTTCTTATTGCATTGGTATAATAATCGTAATCTATCTTTTTTTTGATTCTTTGGTATCTCGCACCTAATGTTAATTCTAGTTGTTTATATAAAGGTATCATTGTTTGTCCAAAGATAGCTTGTGTGTCATTATCCATATCTGATTTCATATTAGCTGTGCCATAGTCTATTCCATACATTAAAGTATGAGTTCCATACGGATCATGTTTTTGTTCTGTTTTATCTAAATAAATACCTCCAAGCCAACGAATTCCATTATTTTCTTTATTTGATATTCTAAATTCTTGAGAATAATTTTCTAAAGTTTCATCATTAAACATACTAGAATTATCTAAGTAAGTTCCATTAGTATAATCAAGATCATATTTACCATTTACACTTGTTTTTCTATGTACTGTTATAGAGTCAAAAGTATAATTATCTGTATCATATTTTATATTAAGACCTTGAGAATTTATTGTATATTTTTCAAAGCTTGTATTCTCAAACCCATGATTTTCAGCATCATCTCTTTTAAAATCAGAAAATTGTGCACTTGGAGAGGCTATTCCATAACCTTTAAATCCATAGTTTTTACTTCTTTCTTTTTTTAATGATAATCTAGTAGAAAGATTATCTGTTAATTTATAAAATAAAGAAGTTGCAAAGTTTTTATTATTTTCTTTACTTGCTTTATCATCATTATTATAAGTATTTGTTACCCAGCCATCATCTGAAGTAAGTTCTCCATTTAAATTTATAAATAACTTATCTTCAATTAAAGGAGTATTTAAATTAAAAGTACCTCTCATATAATTATTACTACCATATTCAAACCCAATACTTCCACTAGTTTCATTACTTGGTTCTTTTGTTACAATATTTATAACCCCACCTATTGCATCTTTACCATAAAGTGTCCCTTGTGGTCCTCTTAAAACTTCTACTCTTTCAATATTTTCTAAAGATATAATATAAGAACGTTTAGAAGATACAGGTATTCCATCTACATAAATTACTACAGGGTTGTTTTCAGTAAATAAAGAAGCATTTAATCCTCTAAATTTTACTTTTATCCCACGATCAGGAGTTGCTGACATATTAGGTATTTGTTTTATTATATCTGAAACTGTTTTTATCTCTTTTTCTTCAATCTCTTGAGCATCTATTACTGTAATACTTTGAGGAATATCTTGAAGTTTTTCTTCTATTTTATTTGCAGTTATAACTATACTTTGTAATGTTTAAATCTTATCATCAGAATAAATATTACTATGTAATACTAATATTGTACTCAAAGATAAAACAACTTTTTTATAACTCATTTATCTTCCTTTCATTAATTATTTATAATTTTAGCAGTATAATCAATACCAATTATCATATTCAAGTTTTTTGTTATTAAAAAAGAACTAAATTGTATTAAATAAGGATTATTATGGCATATTCATTTAATTTGAATGATTTTTTGGAAGAGATTAGAGCCAAATCTCCTAATAATACAAATGAAACTTTTCTTCCTAAAAGTTTTGGATATCAGAAAATAGAGGATAAACAAATCTCTAAAGATATTATCATAATAAAAGAAGAACTATACTCTAAAGAAGAGACAAAAATTATTGCTGAAACAACAAACTGTCCTGATGATGTATTTATTTCAATAAATATACAAGGTACTATTAAATATTCAGATAATAAAAACTCGAAAGAAAATATAAACTGCCCAAATAATATTGATATTATAAAATACTCAAGAAATACGAAGAGATGTACTCATTTAAAAAAAGATGATCAATTAAAAGGATTAGGAATCTTTATAAAAAAAGATTATATTGAAGAAAATTTATTTAAATACTTAGATGATCAAAAAAGGTATCACATAGAAAAAAATTATGAAAATGACGAATTAACAATATTTAAATCTTCTTT
This genomic window contains:
- a CDS encoding TonB-dependent receptor, whose protein sequence is MVITANKIEEKLQDIPQSITVIDAQEIEEKEIKTVSDIIKQIPNMSATPDRGIKVKFRGLNASLFTENNPVVIYVDGIPVSSKRSYIISLENIERVEVLRGPQGTLYGKDAIGGVINIVTKEPSNETSGSIGFEYGSNNYMRGTFNLNTPLIEDKLFINLNGELTSDDGWVTNTYNNDDKASKENNKNFATSLFYKLTDNLSTRLSLKKERSKNYGFKGYGIASPSAQFSDFKRDDAENHGFENTSFEKYTINSQGLNIKYDTDNYTFDSITVHRKTSVNGKYDLDYTNGTYLDNSSMFNDETLENYSQEFRISNKENNGIRWLGGIYLDKTEQKHDPYGTHTLMYGIDYGTANMKSDMDNDTQAIFGQTMIPLYKQLELTLGARYQRIKKKIDYDYYTNAIRTTGYNTQKTWNTFIPKIALNYKINDNFSSFISVSKGYMPGGFNSAASGSSINITESTFEPQQSTNYEIGIKGIYEKFDFTASVFRMNIEDVHVYRRLAGGSVFTDNADKAHSQGIEFDFHYFPTDNLEISGALGFIKTEYDSYNVGDFNFSGEKIETTPSHTANLSIGYYHPNGFYARTDIKNQGSMNFYDDLNKDFVKEGSYTLVDAKLGYKYSDWDFYVYGKNLTDEEYVNMYESNNFFSYASFGDPRFFGVGVKYTF